GGCGACCTCGTCGACGAGCGCCTCGGGCGCCGACGTGCCGAAGTGGGCGGAGAAGGCGGACGCCACGTGCAGGTGGGTGAAGCTCACGCGCGCCTCCCGCGGTGTCCCGCGCGTCCTCCCGGACGCGTCGTTCGAACGGATGTTCGACTCGCCCAGTGTAGGTCGGCGTCCGCGCGGTCGCGACCCGTAGTCTCGGAGGATGACCAGCGAACCCTCCACCCTCGTCATCCTCGGCGCCAGCGGCGACCTCACGGAACGCCTCCTCCTGCCGGGTCTCGGCAGCCTCGTGGCGAGCGATCGGGGGCGACGCATCCAGCTCATCGGCACCGGCCGGAGCGAGCGCGGCGCGGACGAGTGGCGCAAGACCGTGAAGACGGCCTTCGACTCGGTGGACGCGAAGGGGCGTCGCGCCGCGGGCATCGTCTCGTCCACGAAGTACATCCAGGCGGATCCCACCGACCTCGACGACCTGAAGCGCATCCTCGACGCGTGCGAGGGCGCGCCCGCGCTCTACTTCGCTCTGCCGCCGGCCATCTCCATCGAGGTGTGCGAGCAGCTGGAGAAGGTCGACCTGCCGGAGGGCACCACGCTCGCGCTCGAGAAGCCGTTCGGGTCGAACAGCCGCACCGCCGCGCAGCTCAACCGCCAGCTGCTGAAGCTCGTGCCGGAGGAGCGCATCCACCGCACCGATCACTTCCTCGGCCTCTCCACCGTGCTCAACCTCGTGTCGCTGCGCTTCGCCAACCGCTTCTTCGAGTCGGTGTGGAGCGCGAAGGACATCGAGAAGGTCGAGATCCTCTACGACGAGCAGCTCGCGCTCGAGGGCCGCGCGGCCTACTACGACAAGTCGGGCGCGCTGGTCGACATGATCCAGAGCCACCTGCTGCAGGTGCTCGCCGTCTTCGCGATGGAGCCGCCCGCGAGCATCGACCCGGACGACCTGCGCTCGAACATCGCGTCGGTCCTCCGCGCCACCGAGGTGTGGGACAACGACCCCATCGCGAACAGCCGCCGCGCGCGCTACACCGCGGGCTCCGTCGAGGGCACGCGCATCCCCGCGTACGCGAAGGAGGAGGGGGTGGATCCGGGCAACCAGACCGAGACCCTCGCCGAGGTCACCTTCGGCATCGCCAACGCGCGCTGGGCGGGCGTGCCGTTCCGTCTCCGCTCGGGCAAGGCGCTCAAGGAGGCGTCGAAGCGCATCGTCGTCACCTTCAAGCCCGTGGCGCACCTGCCGCGCGGGCTGCACGGCTCCGCCCGGCCCGACCGGCTCGTCATCGACCTGAAGCCCGACGGCATCTCGCTCGAGGTCACCATGGACGGCACGGGCGAGCCCTTCACCCTCACCCAGTCCACGTTCCGCGCCGAGTTCGCCCAGCCCGAGCTCACCCCGTACGGCGAGGTGCTCGACGGCATCCTCGCGGGCGATCCGCGCCTCTCCGTCCGCGGCGACGTGGCCGAGCGGTGCTGGCGCATCGTCGCCCCCGTCATGCGCGCCTGGAAGGGCGACCGCGTGCCGATGGCGGAGTACCGCGCCGGATCCGTCGGGCCGACCGCCTGGCGCTGACCCGGAGCCCGTCGCCGCCGCGCACGGGTGACGGCTGGCTGGGGGTCGTCCCCGGCCGCGGGCGGCGACCCCGTCGCGTCCTAGCGTGAGGGCATGGCCGTGACGCTCACCGAGATCCCCCTGCCCGCGGCCGGTCCCGGCGCGTCACCCGGCCTGCACGGCGTCCTCGCGGTGCCCGACGGCGAGGGCCCGTGGCCCGCGGTCGTGGTCGTGCACGAGGCCTTCGGCGTCACCGACGTCATGCGCCGCCAGGTGGTGCGCCTCGCCGAGGCCGGCTTCCTCGCGCTGATGCCCGACCTGTTCTCCGCGGGCGGCGCACGCCGGTGCCTGGCGTCCACGTTCCGCACGCTGGCCGCGGGGGAGGGCCGCGCGTTCGTCGACGTCGAGTCCGCGCGCCGTCTGCTCGTCGGTCGCGACGACTGCACCGGCCGCGTCGGCGTCATCGGCTTCTGCATGGGCGGCGGCTTCGCCCTCGCGGCGGCCTCCCGCGGCTTCGACGCGTCGAGCGTCAACTACGGGATGCTCCCCGAGGACCTCGACGGCGTGCTCGACGGCGCCTGCCCGATCGTCGCGAGCTACGGCGGCAGGGACCGCCAGCTCGCCGGATCCGCCGCGCGGCTCGAGGCGGCGCTCACGACGCACGGCATCGCGCACGACGTCCGCGAGCACCCGGACGCCGGCCACTCCTTCCTCAACGACGCCGAGACCGGCCCGCGGCTCCTCCGCCCCGTGCTGCGCGCGGCCGGCATGGGTCCCGAGCCGGCGTCGGCGGCGGATGCGTGGCGCCGCATCGACGCGTTCCTCGACGCCCACCTGCGCGACGCGGACCGTCCGGCGCTGTAGCGCACCCGGCAGCGCGCCGGGAGGACTCTCCACCGCCCTCGGCTACCCTGTGGAGGATCCGGGTGCCCGCGCCCGGCACTCCCCGCCCGGCGACGAGAGATCCACCATGCAGCACGCCCCCCAGAGGACCCGCGCCGATCGGGCCCGCGTCCGCGGCATCGCCCGCCACGGCCGGCTCCGCGCCCCGAGCGCCGGCCGCACCGTGATGAAGGCCGTCGCCATGGTCGCCGCGGTCTCCTTCGCCGCTGCCGCGTCGATCCTCACCATCGCGTTCTGGGACCTCTCCCGCACCGTGTCCGCGAACCAGGTCGACATCTCCGGCGGCCAGGCCCTCCCGCCGTCGCTCGGCGGCATCGACGGCGGCGCGAACATCCTCATCGTGGGCAGCGACAGCCGCGAGGGGCAGGGCGACGGGTACGGCGCCGCGAAGGACGTGGGCACCGCGACGCTCAACGACGTGACGATGCTCCTGCACATCAGCGAGGACAGCACCCGCGCGACGGTCGTCTCCTTCCCGCGCGACATGCTCGTGCCGATCCCCGACTGCGAGGGCCCCGACGGCACGAAGTACCCGGCGAGCGAGCGCGCGCAGCTCAACGAGTCGCTCTCCCGCGGCGGCTTCGAGTGCACGGTGCGCATGGTCGAGGGCCTCACCGGCCTCGACATCCCGTACGGCGGCGTCGTCCAGTTCAACGGCGTCGTCGAGATGTCGAACGCGGTCGGCGGCGTCGAGGTCTGCGTGGCCAACGGCATCTACGACAAGAAGACCGACCTGGCGCTGGATCCCGGCCTCCACACCCTGCAGGGCAAGGACGCGGTGCAGTTCCTCCGCACGCGCTACGGCGTGGGCGACGGCAGCGACATCTCGCGCATCGGCAACCAGCAGGTCTTCCTGAGCGCGCTCGTGCGCACGATCAAGAGCACGGACACGCTGACGAACCCGGCGAAGCTGTACGGCATCGCGCGGGCCGTGGTCGACAACATGCAGCTGTCCACGTCGCTCGCCGACCTCGACACGCTCGTCTCGGTGGCGCTCACGTTCAAGGACATCCCGCTCGACGACGTCGTGTTCCTGCAGTACCCGGGCACGGTGCTCGCCAACGGACGCGTGCAGCCGGACGCGCCGGCGGCCGCCCAGCTCGTGAGCCTGCTGGCCTCCGACGCGGACTTCTCGTTCGGCCAGCCCGCGGCGACGGACGAGGCGGGCAGCGTCCCCGGCAGCGTGCCGGGCGAGGGCACCCCGACGCCGCCCCCGGCGGAGTCGGCGGCGCCGGCGGACGGATCCACCCCCGCACCGACCCCGACGCCGACCTCCGAGGTGCTCGACCAGAGCATCACCGGGCAGACGGCGGCGCAGAGCACCTGCTCCAACGGCCAGGGCCGCTAGGCGCGCGCTCCGGCCGGGCGGCGGTCGCGGCTAGCGGTCGGCGGGCGCCTCGACCACGCGCGGATCCGGGAAGGCCGTCTCGACGGCCGGGCTCGCGGTGCCGCGGGCGCGCATCCAGACGAAGAAGCCCGTGAGCGTGAAGGCGCCGTAGAAGACGTACATGAAGGCGGAGGCGTAGTAGCCGGCGCTGACGAGCAGCGGCACGCCCACGAGGTCGACCGCCACCCAGATGAGCCAGAACTCGACCCAGCCCTTGGCCATGCCGTAGGTCGCGAGGAGCGAGCCGACGAAGATCCAGGCGTCGGCCCACACGGGCTCGTAGGAGCCGAGCGCGCGGAAGACGGGCGTGAGGAGCGCGGTGCCGCCGACGAGCGCGACCACGAGCAGCGCGCGCTGGCGGCCGGAGGCCCACCGCGGGACGACGGGCGCGCCGCCGTGCCGGGCCTGCTGCCAGCGGTGCCAGCCGTAGACGGACACGGCGATGAACATGACCTGGCGCCCGGCCTGGCCGAGGAGGTTCACGGGGTTCGGCGTGCCGAAGACGGCGCCGAGGAAGACGGTGAAGAGCAGCACGTTGCCGACGATGCCGACGGGCCACGCCCAGACCTTCCGGCGCATGCCGCCGAGGGCGCTGGCGAGGCCGAAGAGGTTGCCGACGATCTCGCGCCAGAGGATGGTCTGGTCGCCGATGCGGAGCTGCGCGTCGAACAGCCACTCGAGTGCCGCCATGCGGGGATCCCTCCGTGCGCCGCGATCCGGGTGATCGCGAGCGGGACGCCGTGCGCGGCGCCGATCTGGTGCAAGGCGCGGGTGCCCCCGGCTATTCCCCGGCGCGGCGGGGGCGACGGGCGTGCCGGGCCGGCCGGCTCAGGCGAACAGGCGCACGTCGAGCTCCTCGTCCGACGCCGTGACGAGCGACCACCGACCGCGGGCGTCGACGCTGAG
This is a stretch of genomic DNA from Clavibacter zhangzhiyongii. It encodes these proteins:
- a CDS encoding glucose-6-phosphate dehydrogenase yields the protein MTSEPSTLVILGASGDLTERLLLPGLGSLVASDRGRRIQLIGTGRSERGADEWRKTVKTAFDSVDAKGRRAAGIVSSTKYIQADPTDLDDLKRILDACEGAPALYFALPPAISIEVCEQLEKVDLPEGTTLALEKPFGSNSRTAAQLNRQLLKLVPEERIHRTDHFLGLSTVLNLVSLRFANRFFESVWSAKDIEKVEILYDEQLALEGRAAYYDKSGALVDMIQSHLLQVLAVFAMEPPASIDPDDLRSNIASVLRATEVWDNDPIANSRRARYTAGSVEGTRIPAYAKEEGVDPGNQTETLAEVTFGIANARWAGVPFRLRSGKALKEASKRIVVTFKPVAHLPRGLHGSARPDRLVIDLKPDGISLEVTMDGTGEPFTLTQSTFRAEFAQPELTPYGEVLDGILAGDPRLSVRGDVAERCWRIVAPVMRAWKGDRVPMAEYRAGSVGPTAWR
- a CDS encoding dienelactone hydrolase family protein; the protein is MAVTLTEIPLPAAGPGASPGLHGVLAVPDGEGPWPAVVVVHEAFGVTDVMRRQVVRLAEAGFLALMPDLFSAGGARRCLASTFRTLAAGEGRAFVDVESARRLLVGRDDCTGRVGVIGFCMGGGFALAAASRGFDASSVNYGMLPEDLDGVLDGACPIVASYGGRDRQLAGSAARLEAALTTHGIAHDVREHPDAGHSFLNDAETGPRLLRPVLRAAGMGPEPASAADAWRRIDAFLDAHLRDADRPAL
- a CDS encoding LCP family protein; protein product: MQHAPQRTRADRARVRGIARHGRLRAPSAGRTVMKAVAMVAAVSFAAAASILTIAFWDLSRTVSANQVDISGGQALPPSLGGIDGGANILIVGSDSREGQGDGYGAAKDVGTATLNDVTMLLHISEDSTRATVVSFPRDMLVPIPDCEGPDGTKYPASERAQLNESLSRGGFECTVRMVEGLTGLDIPYGGVVQFNGVVEMSNAVGGVEVCVANGIYDKKTDLALDPGLHTLQGKDAVQFLRTRYGVGDGSDISRIGNQQVFLSALVRTIKSTDTLTNPAKLYGIARAVVDNMQLSTSLADLDTLVSVALTFKDIPLDDVVFLQYPGTVLANGRVQPDAPAAAQLVSLLASDADFSFGQPAATDEAGSVPGSVPGEGTPTPPPAESAAPADGSTPAPTPTPTSEVLDQSITGQTAAQSTCSNGQGR
- the pnuC gene encoding nicotinamide riboside transporter PnuC → MAALEWLFDAQLRIGDQTILWREIVGNLFGLASALGGMRRKVWAWPVGIVGNVLLFTVFLGAVFGTPNPVNLLGQAGRQVMFIAVSVYGWHRWQQARHGGAPVVPRWASGRQRALLVVALVGGTALLTPVFRALGSYEPVWADAWIFVGSLLATYGMAKGWVEFWLIWVAVDLVGVPLLVSAGYYASAFMYVFYGAFTLTGFFVWMRARGTASPAVETAFPDPRVVEAPADR